ATCCCCTCCTGTCGATCATATTGAGCCAGCTGGGCATCTTCATGTTCTACGGCAAGGACCCCCGCGAAGAGGTAGAGGCCTAGGCGACCGATAAGGAAGCGCGGTTCCGAAAGAGGCGTTCCCTCTTTTCGGACCCGCCCCCGGAGACCGGGATATGACACGGCAGGCGACACGCAGAAGCGGCGGAGTCCCGCCCCGGGGGATCACCCCCCGGCGGGGCTCCCCTTCGGGATTCATAGGAAAAGCAAAAGAAGCGACCGTGCAGACCGCGAGCTGTTCAGAAGCTTTTCAGCAGGACCGGAAACCGAGGTGGCAGATATGGCGGAACAGACAGTAAAGACACTCTGCCGGATGTGCGACGACCACTGCGGCATGGAGGTCACCGTGGAAGACGGTGTCGTCAAAGGTGTGCGGGGAAACCCCGACCACCCCTGGAACCGCGGGCATCTCTGCGCAAAGGGAAAGGCGGCGGTGGAATTCGTCAACGCCCCCGACAGGCTCTACCGGCCCCTCAAGAAGACCCCCCAGGGGTGGGAGGAGATCCCCCTGGAACAGGCCCTCGACGAGATCGCCCGGCGGGTACGCGATATCCAGGCCCGCTACGGCGACCGCGGCATGGGCATCTGGAAGGGGGAGGCCGTGGGCTTCAACCAGGAGGAGGAGATGGCCAGGCGCTTCTGCCACGCCATCGGGACGCCGAACTACTTCTCCTGCGACTCCCAGTGCTTCGTCTCCCGGTTCATGGGGTACCGCTTCGTCTTCGGCACCTCCGCCTACCCCTTCCCGGACTGCGCCAACTCCCGGGCCATCCTCGTCTGGGGAACCAACCCCCCGTCGACGCACCCCTTCATGACCCACAGCATCCAGCGGGGGCAGCAGCGGGGCGCAAAGCTGGTGGCCGTGGATCCCCGCCTCAGCCACATCGCCCGGCAGGCCGACCTTTTCGTCCGGATCCTGCCGGGCACCGACGGCGCGCTGGCGCTGGGCCTGGCCAATATCCTCATCTCCCGGGGCTGGTACGACCGGGACTTCATCGAACACCACACAATGGGTTTCGACCGCTTCCGGGACTACGCCGCCGGGTTCGACAAAGCCTCCGTCGCCGAAGAGACGGGCATATCCCCCGAGGAGATGGAGGAGATGGCCCGCACGCTCTACGAGGCCTCGCCTGAGGTCTCCATCTACATGGGCGTCGGCCTGGAACACCACGTGAACGGCGTCAACAACATCCGCGCCATCGCCGCACTGCCGGCGCTCTGCGGGGCACTGGACCGCAAGGGGGGCAACCGCCTCCTGGCGGGCCCGCCGCTGCGCAACCTCACCCTCTACGACGAGAAGCCGCTGACCCACCTGGGCCCCATCGGCGCCGACCGCTTCCCCGTCCTCTACGACCAGCGGCAGGAGTGCCACACCATGACCGCCATGGAGACGATCCTCACCGGCGATCCCTACCCGCTGCGGGGCATGATCGTCACGGCGGGCAACCCCGCCTCGACGAACCCCAACCTCCGGAAGGTCAAGGAGGCGCTTGCCGGCCTGGATCTGCTGGTGGTCCGGGAGCTCTTCATGACGGAGACGGCCCGGCTGGCCGACTACGTGCTGCCCGCCGCCAGTTTCATGGAACGGACGGAGGTCTTCTGCCACGCATCGCTGCAGCTCCTCAACCTCACCCAGCGGGTCTTTTCCATTCCGGGCGTCCAGGACGAATACTCCTTCTGGCGCGACCTGGCCCA
This DNA window, taken from Synergistales bacterium, encodes the following:
- a CDS encoding molybdopterin-dependent oxidoreductase, whose product is MAEQTVKTLCRMCDDHCGMEVTVEDGVVKGVRGNPDHPWNRGHLCAKGKAAVEFVNAPDRLYRPLKKTPQGWEEIPLEQALDEIARRVRDIQARYGDRGMGIWKGEAVGFNQEEEMARRFCHAIGTPNYFSCDSQCFVSRFMGYRFVFGTSAYPFPDCANSRAILVWGTNPPSTHPFMTHSIQRGQQRGAKLVAVDPRLSHIARQADLFVRILPGTDGALALGLANILISRGWYDRDFIEHHTMGFDRFRDYAAGFDKASVAEETGISPEEMEEMARTLYEASPEVSIYMGVGLEHHVNGVNNIRAIAALPALCGALDRKGGNRLLAGPPLRNLTLYDEKPLTHLGPIGADRFPVLYDQRQECHTMTAMETILTGDPYPLRGMIVTAGNPASTNPNLRKVKEALAGLDLLVVRELFMTETARLADYVLPAASFMERTEVFCHASLQLLNLTQRVFSIPGVQDEYSFWRDLAHRLGAGEYFPWENEEELNAWILEPTPFTTEELAAHPEGVRYTPIRLEKWRHTPLNTESGKVEFTSDYLRRFGLSELPEYIQPAYRKQPDETYPLCMTTGARKSFFVHSRYHNIPRFNRLCPEAELEMHPRDAAALGLVDGQRVRVVSRHGEVAMQLCIVQEGEIKGGCVHSLHGFCRDNVNYVTHDLDNDPISGFPLLKSFPVRVEAAEEEPSW